Sequence from the Maribacter algicola genome:
GTGTGCAAAAAGCCTTCGAAGGAAACCGCCTGATTCAACTTCTTCAGTATATGCTTTTTTCGTTCCGGACCAAAACTTGGATGATTGTCATTGACATTGATCCAATTCTGTATCCATTTGATTCTTTCCGGTTTTCTGATATACATATATTCCACACCGATGGAATCACAATAGATACTGGTCAAGTGGGCGATGATTTCCCTCAAAGTACTGGGTCCAATCCCAATGATGTCCCCCGCGTTGAAAACCGTATCCAAATCGGCCTCCGTAAGACCAAAATTTTCTATGTCCAGTGTAGGCTCGTATCGCCTTCTTTCCCTAACGGGATTTGTTTTTGTAAACAAATGCCCCCTACTCCTGTAGCCATCTATCAACCTAATTACCTGAAACTCCTTTTGTAAGGATTCCGGCATTTCAACTTGGTTGCCGTTGATGGTAACGGTACTTCTGTTTTCCGGGTGGATATCTAATTCGTCCAACGAACTCTCCATGCCAAAATCAAAACCTTGAAAAAAGGCGCGCCAACTTGGCTCAATGCTATCCGGATTGATTAAATACTTGTCATATAGCTCGGAAAAATAAGAGGTATGAACAGCATTCAAAAAGGAATATTTATCCATGAATTACTTTCTGTATCTTTAGAAGAAATTTGTACAAAAATACAACATTTACTATATCTAACGGAATGTTGCCAGGTAATATTGAAAAAAAATATTGTTTAAAACAAATTTGAAAAAAGGATGGATAAAAAATACATTTTAACCTGTTATCTACTGCTTTTAACAAGTTTGGTCTTCGCCCAATCCTACACTAATAATTCCGGATTTTTCAAAAGGGTACGCTATGGAGGCAGCCTTGGACTGGGTTTTTTTAACGGCGGATTCAATATCAATGTTTCCCCTAGTGCCATTTATCCCCTTACCAATGAATTTTATGCAGGGGCCAGCCTAAATTTCAATTATGCCAAATTCAACGATGAAAAACTTTTGGCCTATGGAGGAAGTATTTTATCCCTCTACAACCCAATCCCTGATATACAAATTTCCGCAGAATTTGAGCAACTTAGGATTAACAGATCTTTGGAAGCCTTTCCAACTAGGATAGAGGACAATTATTGGCTACCGGCCCTATTTTTAGGCGTGGGATATAGCACCTATAATGTTACATTTGGCTTGCGATATGATTTACTTTACAACGACAATAAAAGTATTTACGGAAATGCATTGATGCCATTTGTTCGGGTATATTTTTAAACCATTTTAATTCGCTTCACCAACCAATAACCAAACCAACCAATATGAATAAACTGAAAAACAGATACCTCTCCCTTGATGTTTTTAGGGGATTGGATGTGGCTTTAATGATCATTGTAAATTCTCCCGGCAATGGAGAAACCAGTTTCGCCCCTTTAAAGCATGCAGAGTGGCACGGTTTCACGCTAACAGATCTTGTTTTTCCCACCTTTTTGTTTGTGGTTGGCAACGCCATGAGCTTCAGTATGAAAAAGTATGAGACCCTAGGAGATGCCGCCTTTTTCAAAAAAGTATTGAAGCGATTTGCCATTATATTTCTCTTGGGATTCTTAATGTATTGGTTCCCGTTTTTTGAAAACGGAACGCTAAAACCTCTTGCCGAAACCCGAATATTCGGCGTTCTTCAGCGCATTGCCCTGTGCTATCTTTTTGCTTCTATTCTAGTCTATTATTTCAAAACACGCAAAGTAATTATATTTAGCGCATGCGCTTTGATAGGTTACCACATTCTTTTATTGACTTTCGGAGACCTCACTTTACTAGGCAATGCTGTTTTAAAGCTGGATAAAATTTTAATTGGTGCCGATCATATGTACCATGGCAATGGCGGTGTAGCTTTCGACCCTGAAGGGCTATTAAGCACACTACCATCCATCGTGAATGTCCTAGCTGGATACCTTACAGGCAAATTCATTCAAAAAAATGGACAGAACTACGAAACGGTGGCGAAACTTCTAATGTTTGGCTGTATTTTGGTTTTTGCAGGATTGGCTTGGGATTTAATTTTACCCATTAATAAAAAACTATGGACCAGTTCCTTTGTGCTTTTAACATGCGGAATCGACCTCTTCGTAATTGCTATTTTGGTTTACTTGTTAGACATGACCAAGACATTTAAAAGGACCTACTTCTTTGAGGTTTTTGGAAGAAATACCCTTTTTATTTACCTCTTGTCAGAAATCTTCATTATCAGCTTATTTGAAATCAAAATGAAAGGAACAACTGCCTACAATTGGATAGCGGATAATATTTTCATTGCTATGGCAGGAGACTACATGGGATCCTTATTGTTCGCCCTTTGGGTTATGTTGACTTGCTGGTTGGTAGGTTATGTTATGGATAAGAAGGGCATTTATATAAAAGTTTAGTTTTTTTAATCGCAACGAGCAAAACAACCCTAATCACTTATACTTGTTTTTGAGCCAAACTTTTTGAAATTCCCGCTTTAGGATTAGAAACGCCATTTGCCCTGAAACCTCAACGGCATCGGTAACCTCTATATGTTGAAATTCCCTTTCCGGAATATCTATGATATAAAGAACGTTTAGATATTCAGAAAATCGTTCCATCATCAAGAAATAGATTTTCTCTACAAGTACCTTGATCAGTTCCTCACTTTTGATATCACTCGTTATATTCAAGGGATTATTGGCCAAGGCAAAATCCTTTTCCAATTGCAACAATAAACGATCATACAATTCTTGATTTCCGGATAATTCCAATAACTGCCTGCTATTCTGAACTTGGTGCTCCA
This genomic interval carries:
- a CDS encoding acyltransferase family protein, which encodes MNKLKNRYLSLDVFRGLDVALMIIVNSPGNGETSFAPLKHAEWHGFTLTDLVFPTFLFVVGNAMSFSMKKYETLGDAAFFKKVLKRFAIIFLLGFLMYWFPFFENGTLKPLAETRIFGVLQRIALCYLFASILVYYFKTRKVIIFSACALIGYHILLLTFGDLTLLGNAVLKLDKILIGADHMYHGNGGVAFDPEGLLSTLPSIVNVLAGYLTGKFIQKNGQNYETVAKLLMFGCILVFAGLAWDLILPINKKLWTSSFVLLTCGIDLFVIAILVYLLDMTKTFKRTYFFEVFGRNTLFIYLLSEIFIISLFEIKMKGTTAYNWIADNIFIAMAGDYMGSLLFALWVMLTCWLVGYVMDKKGIYIKV
- a CDS encoding alpha-ketoglutarate decarboxylase → MDKKYILTCYLLLLTSLVFAQSYTNNSGFFKRVRYGGSLGLGFFNGGFNINVSPSAIYPLTNEFYAGASLNFNYAKFNDEKLLAYGGSILSLYNPIPDIQISAEFEQLRINRSLEAFPTRIEDNYWLPALFLGVGYSTYNVTFGLRYDLLYNDNKSIYGNALMPFVRVYF